Genomic segment of Bacteroides stercoris ATCC 43183:
CTGCCATGACCGAGCTTTATAAAGTCCCCGCAACCGGCGGACGCACCGAACAGGTATTGGGCACTCCCGCCGAAGCCCTCTGCTTCGACAAAACGGGCGACATGTTTTTCTACCAAGACCAAAAAGGATTTGAAGACCAGTGGCGGAAGCACCACACCTCTTCCATTACACGTGACATATGGATGTACGACTGCCGTACAGAGAAGCACACCAACCTCACCCGCCACGCGGGCGAAGACCGCAACCCCGTCCTCTCGCCGGACGGACAGACCTTGTACTTCCTGAGCGAGCGCAACGGCGGTTCTTTCAATGTGTACTCCCTACAGCCGGCACACCCCGAAGCGGTAAAAGCGGTAAGCAGTTTCAAGACCCATCCCGTGCGCTTCCTCTCCATAAGCGGCAACGGAACATTGTGCTATGGTTACGACGGTGAAATATATACCCAGCAGGATGGCGCCGCCCCGCAAAAAGTACAAATAGAGATTATCCGCGACGACCGGCCCGATACAGCCCGCCTGACCTTTACCAACGGAGCCACCTCGGCAACCGTTTCGCCGGACGGCAAGCAAGTGGCATTCATCGCCCGTGGCGAAGTGTTCGTCACTTCGGCAGACTATGCCACAACCAAACAGATAACCCATACCCCTGCCGGTGAAAGCGGCCTGTCTTTCGCGCCCGACAACCGCACGCTGGCTTATGCCAGTGAGCGCAACGGCAACTGGCAGTTGTATCTTGCCAAAATAGTCCGCAAGGAAGACCCCAACTTCCCGAACGCCACCATTGTAGAAGAAGAGGCATTGTTGCCGTCAGCCACCGTTGAGCGTGCTTTCCCGCAATTCTCGCCCGACGGTAAAGAGCTGGCATTCATAGAAGACCGTACCCGCCTCATGGTGGTGAACCTTGATACGAAGAAAGTGCGCCAGATTACTGATGGCTCCACCTGGTACAGCACAGACGGCGGGTTCGACTATGCCTGGTCGCCGGACGGAAAATGGTTCACCCTCGAATTCATCGGCAACAGGCACGACCCGTATTCCGATATAGGTCTTGTCAGCGCACAAGGCAACAGCCCCATCATCAACCTGACCAACAGCGGCTACATGAGCGGTTCGCCCCGTTTTGCCCTCGACGGCAATGCCATTCTCTTCAAGACGGAGCGTTACGGCATGCGCGCTCATGCCTCATGGGGTTCGCAGGACGATGCCATGCTCGTTTTCCTCAATCAGGACGCCTACGACAAATACTGCCTGAGCAAGGAAGACTACGAACTGCGCAAGGAGCTGGAAGCCGAACAGAAAAAAGCGCAAAGCAAGGACACTGCCAAAGGTAAGAAAGGCAGCAAGAAAGATGCAGGACAAGAAAAAGCCGCGGACGATGACAAGGCTCAGGTAAAGGACATCACCGTAGAACTGAAAAACATGGAAGACCGCATGGTACGCCTCACCCCGAATTCCTCGGACATGGGCAGCGTCATCATCTCCAAAGACGGTGAGACCCTTTATTACTTTGCCGCCTTTGAAGGCGGTTACGACCTTTGGAAAATGGATCTCCGCAAGAAAGACACCCGGCTGCTTCACAAAATGGATGCCGGCTGGGCTTCCATGGAAATGGACAAAGACGGCAAGAACCTTTTCCTGCTGGGCGGCAAAACCATACAGAAGATGAATATGGCATCGGATGAGCTGAAGCCTGTCACTTATCGGGCGCAAGCCAAAATGGAT
This window contains:
- a CDS encoding S41 family peptidase, which codes for MKKIFAYLTLGFTTLTTYAATPLWMRDIQISPDGTEIVFCYKGDIYKVSAKGGTATQLTTQESYESSPVWSPDGKQIAFASDRQGNFDVFVMPSDGGAAQRLTTNSAGEIPSAFTPDGKYILFSAAIQDPAGSALFPSPAMTELYKVPATGGRTEQVLGTPAEALCFDKTGDMFFYQDQKGFEDQWRKHHTSSITRDIWMYDCRTEKHTNLTRHAGEDRNPVLSPDGQTLYFLSERNGGSFNVYSLQPAHPEAVKAVSSFKTHPVRFLSISGNGTLCYGYDGEIYTQQDGAAPQKVQIEIIRDDRPDTARLTFTNGATSATVSPDGKQVAFIARGEVFVTSADYATTKQITHTPAGESGLSFAPDNRTLAYASERNGNWQLYLAKIVRKEDPNFPNATIVEEEALLPSATVERAFPQFSPDGKELAFIEDRTRLMVVNLDTKKVRQITDGSTWYSTDGGFDYAWSPDGKWFTLEFIGNRHDPYSDIGLVSAQGNSPIINLTNSGYMSGSPRFALDGNAILFKTERYGMRAHASWGSQDDAMLVFLNQDAYDKYCLSKEDYELRKELEAEQKKAQSKDTAKGKKGSKKDAGQEKAADDDKAQVKDITVELKNMEDRMVRLTPNSSDMGSVIISKDGETLYYFAAFEGGYDLWKMDLRKKDTRLLHKMDAGWASMEMDKDGKNLFLLGGKTIQKMNMASDELKPVTYRAQAKMDLAAEREYMFNHVYKQQKKRFYNTDMHGVDWDAVSAAYRKFLPHIDNNYDFAELLSEWLGELNVSHTGGRYYASGQSEPTASLGLLFDWNYRDKGMRIAEVIEKGPFDNASTKAKAGIIIEKIDGTEITPEMDYYTLLNDKAKKKTLVSLYNPQTKERWEEVVIPISGSALNTLLYTRWVKQRAADVDRWSGGRLGYVHIESMGDDSFRSVYSDILGKYNNREGIVIDTRFNGGGRLHEDIEILFSGQKYFTQVVRGREACDMPSRRWNKPSIMVTCEANYSNAHGTPWVYRHRNIGKLVGMPVPGTMTSVSWERLQDPSLVFGIPVVGYRLPDGSYLENSQLEPDIKVANSPETIVKGEDTQLKVAVEELLKELDK